A single window of Terriglobales bacterium DNA harbors:
- a CDS encoding UbiX family flavin prenyltransferase yields the protein MSIPPQNITVAITGASGAIFARELLRLLERDQRVAHVNLVVSEHALRVLAEELGLRGRSNLVAQVVGRKSKKIREQNNANIGANIASGSYPADAMIVIPCSMGTLARVANGLATRLVERAADVCLKEKRPLVLCVRETPLNKIHIRNMYRAADAGATIFPLIPALYNRPSGAEAMAKQFACRVLAHVGLEQKGMYRWEG from the coding sequence ATGTCCATCCCACCGCAGAACATCACCGTGGCCATCACCGGGGCGAGCGGGGCGATCTTCGCGCGCGAGCTGCTGCGACTGCTGGAGCGCGACCAGCGCGTGGCGCACGTCAACCTGGTGGTCTCCGAGCACGCTCTGCGCGTGCTGGCGGAGGAGCTGGGCCTGCGCGGGCGCTCCAACCTGGTGGCGCAGGTAGTGGGGCGCAAGTCGAAGAAGATCCGCGAGCAGAACAACGCCAACATCGGCGCGAACATCGCCAGCGGGTCATATCCGGCCGACGCCATGATCGTGATCCCGTGCAGCATGGGGACGCTGGCGCGCGTCGCCAATGGACTGGCCACGCGGCTGGTGGAACGGGCCGCCGACGTCTGCCTTAAAGAGAAGCGCCCGCTCGTGCTGTGCGTGCGCGAGACTCCGCTGAACAAGATCCACATTCGCAACATGTATCGCGCGGCCGACGCGGGGGCGACCATCTTCCCTCTGATCCCTGCACTATACAACCGGCCGTCGGGGGCGGAAGCGATGGCGAAACAGTTCGCCTGCCGCGTGCTGGCGCACGTGGGGCTGGAGCAGAAAGGGATGTATCGCTGGGAGGGGTAG
- the purB gene encoding adenylosuccinate lyase, producing MISRYTRPEMGHIWTDENKFRMWLAVELAATETLAEAGIVPREAAEAIRAKADFNVARILAIEAEVKHDVIAFTTAVAEHIGPESRWLHYGLTSNDVVDTAQALQVKAASEILRRDLEKLSAVLKRRALEFQRTPMIGRTHGVHAEPITFGLKLANWYSEIERQRARLERAAEEMRVGKLSGAVGNCAHLDPELEERICEKLGLEAAAVSSQVISRDRHAQYLATLAGIASSLDKFATEVRHLQRTEVREAEEFFSEKQKGSSAMPHKRNPVTCEQISGLARVVRANAQAALENVALWHERDISHSSVERVILPDSTILVDYLLHKTTDLIDRLLVYPKRMLQNLESTGGLVFSGQLLLDLAESGLSREKAYRMVQRHAMRAWKEGGNFREMVMKDKQITARLPRKKLEQAFDLKRQLRNVDKIFVRVFGKGSPQRTQRTRRKSGR from the coding sequence GTGATCTCACGCTACACGCGCCCCGAGATGGGGCACATCTGGACGGACGAGAACAAGTTCCGCATGTGGCTGGCGGTGGAACTGGCGGCCACCGAGACGCTGGCCGAGGCCGGGATCGTGCCCCGGGAGGCGGCCGAAGCCATCCGCGCCAAGGCCGACTTCAACGTGGCCCGCATCCTGGCTATTGAGGCGGAGGTGAAGCATGACGTCATCGCCTTCACCACGGCGGTGGCGGAGCACATCGGCCCGGAGTCACGCTGGCTGCACTACGGGCTGACCTCGAACGACGTGGTGGACACGGCGCAGGCGCTGCAGGTGAAGGCGGCGTCGGAAATCCTGCGGCGCGACCTGGAGAAGCTGAGCGCGGTGCTGAAGCGGCGCGCGCTCGAGTTCCAGCGCACGCCCATGATCGGACGCACGCACGGCGTGCACGCCGAGCCCATCACCTTCGGGCTGAAGCTGGCCAACTGGTACAGCGAGATCGAGCGGCAACGGGCTCGCCTGGAACGGGCGGCGGAAGAGATGCGGGTGGGCAAGCTCTCGGGCGCGGTAGGCAACTGCGCGCATCTCGATCCGGAGCTGGAAGAGAGGATCTGCGAGAAGCTGGGCCTCGAGGCGGCGGCGGTGTCGTCGCAGGTGATTAGCCGCGACCGTCACGCGCAGTACCTGGCGACACTGGCGGGCATCGCGTCGTCGCTGGACAAGTTCGCCACGGAGGTCCGGCACCTGCAGCGCACCGAGGTGCGCGAAGCGGAAGAGTTCTTCAGCGAGAAGCAGAAGGGCTCCTCGGCCATGCCGCACAAGCGCAATCCGGTGACCTGCGAACAGATCAGCGGGCTGGCGCGCGTGGTGCGGGCCAACGCGCAGGCGGCGCTGGAGAACGTGGCGCTGTGGCACGAGCGCGACATCTCGCATTCGTCCGTCGAGCGGGTCATCCTGCCGGACTCCACCATCCTGGTGGACTATCTGCTACACAAGACCACTGACCTGATCGACCGGCTGCTGGTCTATCCCAAGCGCATGCTGCAGAACCTGGAGAGCACCGGAGGGCTGGTGTTCAGCGGGCAACTGCTGCTGGACCTGGCGGAGAGCGGTCTGTCGCGCGAGAAGGCCTACCGCATGGTGCAGCGCCACGCCATGCGGGCGTGGAAAGAAGGCGGCAACTTCCGCGAGATGGTGATGAAGGACAAGCAGATCACCGCGCGGCTGCCGCGGAAGAAACTGGAGCAGGCGTTCGACCTGAAGCGGCAGTTGCGGAACGTGGACAAGATCTTTGTTCGCGTGTTCGGGAAGGGTTCGCCGCAGAGAACGCAGAGAACGCGAAGAAAGAGCGGGAGATAA
- a CDS encoding MgtC/SapB family protein, whose translation MPAELESIAGLVTAALGGAAVGLEREWSGHASGPDARFAGIRTFTLLGGMAGMAGWLWSLQYTAFAAILLSAAAALVLAAYISAARRSVEATTEVAALVVLGAGLLSGIGHLRLASAIFALTVLLLAEKSQLHAMVARIDDVSLRAGIRFAVMAVVILPLLPEGPYGPLGGIRPRLLWLLTLFFSGLSFGGYIARRLVGDRLGYPLAGLLGGMVSSTNVTFTFARLSRAEERMRGPLALGVVGACTVLFLRVLTATTVLKPPLTLALIPYFAAPFLVGAVFLLPLLRRAPDQVAAPVEMKNPLQVWSALQMAALFQVVLFGVHAMEQRFGDAGLLVSAAVLGLTDMDALTISMSRADMAVTLCARALTVGVLSNTILKMLLAVVLGRGTFRLQAGAFLLAMAIALAASLFWLR comes from the coding sequence TTGCCTGCCGAACTGGAAAGCATCGCTGGCCTGGTGACGGCGGCGCTGGGCGGCGCCGCGGTCGGCCTGGAGCGCGAATGGTCCGGCCACGCCTCCGGACCCGACGCCCGCTTCGCCGGCATCCGCACTTTCACCCTGCTGGGCGGGATGGCCGGCATGGCCGGCTGGCTCTGGTCCCTCCAGTACACCGCGTTCGCGGCCATCCTCCTGTCCGCGGCTGCGGCCCTGGTGCTGGCCGCTTACATTTCCGCGGCCCGGCGCAGCGTGGAAGCCACCACCGAGGTCGCGGCGCTGGTGGTGCTGGGCGCAGGCCTGCTCAGCGGCATCGGACACCTGCGTCTGGCCAGCGCCATCTTTGCTCTTACGGTCCTGTTGCTGGCGGAAAAATCGCAGCTCCACGCCATGGTGGCCCGCATTGACGACGTCTCGCTCCGCGCCGGCATCCGCTTCGCCGTCATGGCCGTCGTCATCCTGCCGCTGTTGCCCGAGGGCCCCTACGGACCGCTGGGCGGCATCCGCCCGCGCCTGCTCTGGCTGCTGACCCTGTTCTTCTCCGGCCTGAGCTTCGGCGGATACATCGCTCGCCGTCTGGTCGGCGACCGCCTCGGCTACCCGCTGGCCGGATTGCTGGGCGGCATGGTCTCCTCGACCAACGTCACCTTCACATTTGCCCGCCTCAGCCGCGCGGAGGAACGCATGCGCGGCCCGCTCGCTTTGGGCGTGGTTGGCGCCTGCACGGTTTTGTTTCTTCGCGTGCTCACCGCCACCACCGTGCTCAAACCTCCGCTCACGCTCGCCCTCATTCCCTATTTTGCTGCGCCGTTCCTGGTGGGCGCGGTGTTCCTGCTGCCGCTTCTGCGCCGCGCGCCGGATCAGGTTGCAGCTCCGGTGGAGATGAAGAACCCTCTGCAGGTGTGGAGCGCGCTGCAGATGGCCGCACTGTTTCAGGTAGTGCTGTTCGGCGTGCATGCCATGGAACAGCGCTTCGGCGACGCCGGGTTGCTGGTCTCGGCCGCCGTCCTCGGGCTCACCGACATGGACGCGCTCACCATCTCGATGTCGCGTGCCGACATGGCCGTCACCTTGTGCGCCCGGGCCCTTACCGTCGGCGTCCTCTCCAACACCATCCTCAAGATGCTGCTGGCCGTCGTGTTGGGAAGAGGAACGTTCCGTCTCCAGGCTGGAGCCTTCCTTCTGGCCATGGCAATCGCCCTGGCCGCGTCGCTCTTCTGGCTTCGGTAG
- a CDS encoding CPBP family glutamic-type intramembrane protease has translation MNHMFRDLLEVAVAYALIEAALWTPRPQQFWWSVAAMVWVLASTIVGRKRFRTLGLGSRGFRDTLWMVPGALAGAGIMLLAAWLEGTLHPLFGSRPALVHALLYLPWALAQQFLLQSFFFLRLERAFDSGRRGVLAAALLYSLAHIPNESMVLGTLLFGLISCDVFRHARNVYPLALAHFILGLAFAVSVPASVHHNMRVGLGYLRYPN, from the coding sequence ATGAACCACATGTTCCGTGATCTGCTCGAAGTCGCCGTCGCCTACGCCCTGATCGAGGCCGCCCTCTGGACTCCGCGCCCGCAGCAGTTCTGGTGGTCTGTGGCGGCCATGGTTTGGGTGCTGGCCTCGACCATCGTCGGCCGCAAGCGCTTTCGCACTCTCGGCCTGGGTTCGCGCGGCTTCCGGGATACGCTGTGGATGGTGCCCGGCGCCCTTGCCGGGGCCGGCATCATGCTGCTCGCGGCTTGGCTGGAAGGCACACTGCATCCTCTGTTCGGCAGCCGGCCCGCCCTGGTGCATGCCCTGCTCTACCTGCCCTGGGCGCTGGCGCAACAGTTCCTCTTGCAGTCGTTCTTCTTCCTGCGGCTGGAGCGCGCCTTCGACAGCGGACGCCGCGGCGTGCTGGCCGCCGCCCTGCTCTACTCGCTGGCCCACATCCCCAATGAATCCATGGTGCTGGGCACACTGCTCTTCGGCCTCATCTCGTGCGACGTCTTTCGCCACGCCCGCAACGTCTACCCGCTCGCCCTGGCCCACTTCATCCTGGGACTGGCCTTCGCTGTCAGCGTCCCGGCCAGCGTGCATCACAACATGCGCGTCGGCCTGGGCTATTTGCGCTATCCGAACTGA
- the larB gene encoding nickel pincer cofactor biosynthesis protein LarB produces MNPEALRKLFHEVRTGRLSPDQAVRRLRHMPFEDLGFAKVDHHRPLRAGMPEVVLAEGKTPAQTARIFERLARHGSNVLATRASREHYAAVRRRVRRARYEELARAIVLHRDHRRHGKGRIVVVSAGTGDIPVAEEAVVTAELMGNTVEHIYDVGVAGIHRLFAHRDSLTRARVVIVCAGMEGALPSVVGGLVSVPVIAVPTSVGYGASFEGLAALLGMLNSCASSVSVVNIDNGFGAGYVASLINRL; encoded by the coding sequence ATGAATCCCGAGGCCTTGCGCAAGCTGTTCCATGAAGTTCGCACCGGCCGCCTCTCACCCGACCAGGCCGTCCGCCGCCTGCGCCACATGCCCTTCGAGGACCTGGGCTTCGCCAAGGTGGATCATCACCGCCCGCTGCGCGCCGGCATGCCGGAGGTCGTTTTGGCGGAAGGCAAGACGCCCGCTCAGACGGCGCGCATCTTCGAGCGTCTGGCTCGCCACGGCTCGAACGTCCTCGCCACGCGCGCTTCCCGCGAGCACTACGCTGCGGTCCGCAGGCGCGTACGCCGCGCTCGCTATGAGGAGCTGGCCCGCGCCATCGTGCTGCATCGCGACCACCGCCGGCACGGCAAAGGACGCATTGTCGTCGTCTCTGCCGGGACCGGCGACATCCCCGTGGCCGAGGAGGCCGTGGTCACCGCCGAGCTCATGGGCAACACCGTCGAGCACATCTACGACGTCGGCGTCGCCGGCATCCACCGCCTGTTCGCTCACCGCGACTCGCTCACCCGCGCCCGCGTCGTCATCGTCTGCGCCGGCATGGAAGGCGCGCTCCCCAGCGTGGTGGGAGGCCTGGTCAGCGTTCCCGTCATCGCTGTGCCCACCAGCGTCGGCTACGGCGCTTCGTTTGAAGGATTGGCCGCGCTACTCGGCATGCTCAACTCCTGCGCCTCCAGCGTCAGTGTCGTCAATATCGATAACGGCTTCGGCGCCGGCTACGTCGCCTCGCTGATCAACCGGCTGTGA
- a CDS encoding response regulator: MKRILLAEDNPMNRELIRDVLEALGCEVIEAENGEAALRKLRELPPDLVLLDVQMPGLDGYAVLGQVRADARLSHLPVIALTAFAMRGDRERMLAAGFDAYLSKPIDFDQLRAEIERLCNHRSAH; encoded by the coding sequence ATGAAGCGCATCCTGCTGGCCGAGGATAATCCCATGAACCGGGAGCTGATCCGCGACGTGCTGGAAGCCCTGGGCTGCGAGGTCATCGAGGCCGAAAACGGCGAGGCCGCTCTGCGCAAGCTGCGCGAGCTGCCGCCCGACCTCGTCCTGCTGGACGTGCAGATGCCCGGACTGGACGGCTACGCGGTGCTCGGCCAGGTGCGCGCGGATGCCCGTCTGTCCCACCTGCCGGTCATCGCGCTCACCGCCTTTGCCATGCGCGGCGACCGCGAGCGGATGCTGGCGGCCGGCTTCGACGCCTATCTCAGCAAGCCCATCGACTTCGACCAGCTTCGCGCCGAGATCGAGCGCCTCTGCAACCACCGCTCAGCGCATTGA
- a CDS encoding MarR family winged helix-turn-helix transcriptional regulator, producing MSFYQALAEFRYRIRGFLEFSQRAAAAAGLEPQQHQGLLALRGLPRGLQPTIRTLAERLCIRHHSAVELVNRLARAGLVTRNHAPGDARVVLLRLTPRGERLLDRLSRQHRAELRVAAPALVRALQSVIAKPPVRARRPVRRPAHAKDKR from the coding sequence ATGTCCTTCTACCAGGCCCTGGCTGAGTTCCGCTACCGTATACGCGGTTTCCTGGAGTTCAGCCAGCGGGCGGCGGCCGCCGCCGGCTTGGAGCCTCAGCAGCACCAGGGTTTGCTGGCTTTGCGTGGCCTCCCTCGCGGGCTTCAGCCCACCATCCGCACGCTGGCGGAGCGCCTGTGCATCCGTCACCACAGTGCGGTAGAACTGGTGAACCGGCTGGCGCGCGCCGGACTGGTGACCCGCAATCACGCCCCAGGGGACGCACGCGTCGTGCTGCTGCGCCTGACGCCGCGCGGCGAGCGCCTGCTCGACCGCCTTTCCCGCCAGCATCGCGCCGAGTTGCGGGTGGCTGCTCCAGCCCTGGTCCGCGCCCTTCAGAGCGTCATCGCGAAGCCTCCCGTCCGAGCCCGCCGGCCGGTTCGGCGTCCAGCCCATGCCAAGGACAAACGATGA
- a CDS encoding serine protease — MTPAVQRASEHAGKAARGYAPWAAMTGVTVLLALVAGGSQMAAERSAQRFAQRVERLSAELEAVRQEQAMPAVVLNRHRDSIGFLYGTYTFSGRPAVVGRRGKLRMRFSGTGFVVGAGLIATNRHVAEPWFEDEQAEALMRRGARPKLERLEAFFPGVGEGLRVTKVTVSDEADLAVVSFEPQASAANLRALPLAARPAVPGDPVVVVGYPMGTAAMVAKSPRAVYRRLVNREDEMAVTRELASLLLIRPSATFGHLGDVVGHNLIYDAATAHGGSGGPVFNARGEVIGINAAYLEGFSGSTLGVSVEALRPLMQEALSGLQGDERAYSMR; from the coding sequence ATGACGCCAGCAGTGCAACGGGCGAGCGAGCACGCCGGAAAGGCCGCGCGCGGATACGCGCCGTGGGCGGCGATGACGGGAGTCACCGTCCTGCTCGCGCTGGTCGCCGGCGGTTCGCAGATGGCGGCGGAACGCTCCGCGCAACGATTCGCCCAGCGGGTGGAGCGGCTCTCGGCCGAACTGGAGGCGGTGCGCCAGGAACAGGCCATGCCTGCGGTGGTGCTGAACCGGCACCGCGACTCCATCGGTTTCCTCTACGGGACCTACACCTTCAGCGGGCGGCCCGCGGTTGTGGGCCGGCGCGGGAAGCTGCGCATGCGTTTTTCCGGCACCGGGTTCGTGGTGGGCGCGGGGCTGATCGCCACCAACCGCCACGTCGCCGAACCCTGGTTCGAAGACGAACAAGCGGAAGCGCTGATGCGCCGCGGCGCGCGGCCCAAACTCGAGCGCCTGGAAGCCTTCTTCCCCGGAGTGGGCGAAGGGCTGCGCGTCACCAAGGTCACGGTCTCGGACGAAGCCGACCTGGCCGTGGTGAGCTTCGAGCCGCAGGCTTCGGCAGCAAATCTGCGGGCCTTGCCGCTGGCCGCGCGGCCCGCCGTGCCGGGCGATCCGGTCGTGGTGGTGGGATATCCGATGGGCACCGCGGCCATGGTGGCCAAGAGCCCGCGCGCGGTCTACCGGCGGCTGGTGAATCGCGAGGACGAGATGGCGGTGACCCGGGAACTGGCCAGCCTGCTGCTCATCCGTCCTTCGGCCACGTTCGGCCACCTGGGCGACGTGGTCGGCCACAACCTGATCTACGACGCGGCCACGGCGCACGGCGGTTCCGGCGGCCCGGTGTTCAACGCCCGCGGGGAAGTGATCGGCATCAACGCGGCCTATCTCGAAGGCTTCTCCGGGAGCACGCTGGGCGTGAGTGTGGAAGCCCTGCGCCCGCTGATGCAGGAAGCCCTCTCCGGCCTGCAAGGGGACGAGCGCGCGTACTCAATGCGCTGA
- a CDS encoding response regulator has product MAEAARDEPAVSALVRSFRRFARAAAVVAMLVGIVVLGGWFFDLATLKSVLPGLVAMNFNTALSFALAGLALWLLAPDSVSAGKSGLHFTGFACAALVTLAGALTLSQYLFNWNAGIDQLLFPEPAPAVDTSHPGRMAPVTALNFFLLGAALLLLETPRRVLQFLRFCLAAAVFLSSFLGLIGYLYGVRQFYGQGPFTAIALHTAATFFLLSLGIICSRLEQGPTVAFAGDTTGGMMARRLFPAALLTPTVLDWLRLQGEAHSLYGMHFGVALFTTASAMVFAALAWLNAVALDRLDRQRRQAEEGLREQTRILQSILDCMGDGVVVVDQDRRFLVFNRAAEQLLGRGPVPADPASWPEFYGLYYPDRITPFRSDDLPSARALRGESTDGIEFFVRHPGQTEGRWAQASGRPLLDDRGRIRGAVVVSHDITQRKRFEEALRRSEENYRSLVEHIPDVVWTADSEARATFISSNMERLSGFTAEEIEAGGPEVWFQRVHPDHAQRARDAYREMFETRAPLDVEYPIQRKDGRWIWVHVHADHVYQAEGRVFASGIVSDVTRSKQLEEDLRRLNAELAAANQELEQRSREAEHATQLKSRFLASMSHELRTPLTAIIGFSDLLGEEIAGALNPKQRRYVEHARQAARHLLQLINDILDLSKIEAGQIEFRPETFSVAEALPEVLTTIRPLSLGRRVRLQTRMDDLRVFADRIRFKQILYNLISNAIKFTPEGGCVSVESALCGAFVEVSVIDTGVGIAADELEVIFDEFRQVGDSARGLKEGTGLGLAITRRLVEQQGGTIRVASEPGRGSRFTFALPAALPTEVTREPAPQRPRASRRVQPLVLIVDDEPAARELLVEYLSPQGYELATAASGDEGLQKARDLQPDAITLNMLMPGKNGWETLRRLKADRSTAWIPVIIVSVVDQRNVGFALGAADYLVKPVPKQVLLQAVRKWLPRTDGRPSILVVDDEPQALQMMAEVLEAAGYRIAKASGGREALEAMRRHPPHGLLLDLLMPEVDGFEVIRQMKEDGALRDIPVFVLTAKDLTEVDVEFLRQQTRAFFRKNASWKQELLAQVQAAVSRTAEGARP; this is encoded by the coding sequence ATGGCAGAAGCGGCCCGGGATGAGCCTGCGGTCTCGGCTCTGGTCCGGTCGTTCCGCCGGTTCGCACGCGCCGCCGCTGTGGTTGCCATGCTGGTCGGCATCGTTGTCCTCGGTGGTTGGTTCTTCGACCTCGCCACGCTCAAAAGCGTCCTTCCCGGCCTGGTCGCCATGAACTTCAACACTGCGCTGAGCTTTGCGCTCGCCGGCCTCGCCCTCTGGCTGCTTGCGCCCGACTCGGTCTCAGCCGGCAAGTCTGGCCTTCACTTCACCGGCTTCGCCTGCGCCGCCCTGGTCACCCTGGCCGGCGCCCTCACGTTGAGTCAATACCTGTTCAACTGGAACGCGGGAATCGACCAACTGCTCTTCCCCGAACCTGCGCCCGCCGTCGATACCTCTCATCCCGGCCGCATGGCGCCGGTCACCGCCCTGAACTTTTTCCTGCTCGGTGCAGCCCTCCTCCTGCTGGAGACGCCCCGGCGCGTTCTCCAGTTCTTGCGCTTCTGCCTTGCCGCGGCAGTGTTCCTCTCCTCGTTTCTGGGCCTGATCGGCTACCTCTACGGCGTTCGCCAGTTCTACGGACAGGGACCGTTCACCGCCATCGCGCTCCACACCGCAGCCACTTTCTTCTTGCTCAGCCTGGGGATCATCTGTTCCCGGCTCGAGCAGGGGCCGACCGTCGCGTTTGCCGGCGACACCACGGGCGGCATGATGGCGCGGCGCCTCTTCCCCGCCGCCCTGCTGACCCCCACCGTCCTGGACTGGCTCCGCCTGCAAGGCGAAGCTCACAGTCTCTATGGGATGCACTTCGGCGTGGCCCTGTTCACCACCGCCAGCGCCATGGTCTTCGCCGCGCTGGCATGGCTCAACGCCGTTGCCCTGGACCGGCTCGACCGGCAGCGCCGCCAGGCCGAAGAAGGACTCCGCGAGCAGACCCGCATCCTGCAGTCCATCCTCGACTGCATGGGCGATGGCGTTGTGGTGGTGGACCAGGACCGGCGCTTCCTGGTTTTCAATCGGGCAGCGGAACAACTGCTCGGCCGCGGACCGGTACCGGCCGACCCGGCCTCCTGGCCCGAATTCTACGGGCTCTACTACCCCGACCGGATCACTCCTTTTCGCAGCGACGATCTTCCCAGTGCCCGTGCCCTGCGGGGGGAATCCACCGATGGTATCGAGTTCTTCGTCCGCCACCCGGGCCAGACCGAAGGCCGCTGGGCTCAGGCTTCCGGCCGGCCGCTGCTCGACGATCGCGGCCGCATTCGCGGCGCCGTGGTCGTCAGCCACGACATCACCCAGCGCAAGCGCTTCGAAGAGGCTCTGCGCCGCAGCGAGGAAAACTACCGCTCCCTGGTCGAGCACATCCCCGACGTGGTCTGGACCGCCGACTCTGAAGCCCGCGCCACTTTCATCAGCTCCAACATGGAGCGCCTCTCCGGCTTCACCGCAGAGGAGATCGAAGCAGGCGGGCCCGAGGTCTGGTTCCAGCGCGTCCATCCCGATCACGCCCAACGCGCCCGCGACGCCTACCGCGAGATGTTCGAAACCCGTGCGCCTCTGGATGTCGAATACCCCATCCAGCGCAAGGACGGCCGCTGGATCTGGGTACACGTGCACGCCGACCATGTCTACCAGGCCGAGGGTCGCGTCTTTGCCTCCGGCATCGTCTCCGACGTCACCCGCAGCAAGCAGCTCGAGGAGGACCTCCGCCGCCTCAACGCCGAGCTCGCCGCCGCCAACCAGGAGCTGGAACAACGCAGCCGCGAAGCCGAGCACGCCACCCAGCTCAAGAGCCGCTTCCTGGCCAGCATGAGCCACGAGCTGCGCACTCCGCTCACCGCCATCATCGGCTTCTCCGACCTGCTGGGCGAGGAGATCGCCGGCGCCCTCAACCCCAAACAGCGCCGCTACGTCGAGCACGCCCGCCAGGCCGCGCGCCACCTCCTCCAGCTCATCAACGACATCCTCGACCTCTCCAAGATCGAGGCCGGCCAAATCGAGTTCCGTCCGGAAACGTTCTCCGTCGCCGAAGCCCTCCCGGAAGTGCTCACCACCATCCGTCCCTTGTCGCTCGGCCGCCGCGTCCGCCTGCAGACCCGGATGGACGACCTGCGCGTGTTCGCCGACCGCATCCGCTTCAAGCAGATCCTCTACAACCTCATCTCCAACGCCATCAAGTTCACTCCCGAAGGCGGCTGCGTCTCGGTCGAATCCGCGCTGTGCGGGGCCTTCGTCGAGGTCTCCGTGATCGACACTGGCGTTGGCATCGCTGCCGACGAACTCGAAGTCATCTTCGATGAGTTCCGCCAGGTCGGCGACAGCGCCCGCGGCCTCAAGGAAGGCACCGGCCTCGGCCTGGCCATCACGCGCCGCCTGGTCGAGCAGCAGGGCGGAACCATCCGCGTCGCCAGCGAGCCCGGCCGGGGGAGCCGGTTCACCTTCGCGCTGCCGGCTGCGCTGCCCACCGAAGTCACCCGCGAGCCCGCTCCCCAGCGTCCTCGCGCTTCACGCCGCGTCCAGCCCCTTGTGCTCATCGTGGACGACGAGCCCGCCGCACGCGAGCTGCTGGTCGAGTACCTCTCGCCTCAGGGATATGAGCTTGCGACCGCCGCCTCCGGCGACGAAGGCTTACAGAAAGCGCGCGACCTGCAGCCCGACGCCATCACCCTCAACATGCTCATGCCGGGCAAGAACGGCTGGGAGACTCTGCGCCGGCTCAAAGCCGATCGTTCCACCGCCTGGATCCCGGTCATCATCGTCTCCGTCGTCGACCAGCGGAACGTGGGGTTCGCGCTGGGCGCTGCCGACTACCTGGTCAAGCCCGTGCCCAAGCAGGTGCTTCTGCAGGCGGTCCGCAAGTGGCTCCCGCGCACCGACGGCCGGCCCTCCATCCTGGTGGTCGATGACGAACCGCAGGCCCTGCAGATGATGGCGGAAGTGCTGGAGGCTGCCGGCTATCGCATCGCCAAGGCTTCCGGCGGTCGCGAAGCCCTGGAAGCCATGCGCCGCCATCCGCCCCACGGCCTTCTGCTCGACCTGCTCATGCCCGAAGTGGACGGCTTCGAGGTCATCCGCCAGATGAAAGAAGATGGCGCCCTGCGCGACATTCCCGTCTTCGTTCTCACCGCCAAGGACCTCACCGAGGTGGACGTCGAGTTCCTTCGCCAGCAGACCCGAGCCTTCTTCCGCAAGAACGCGTCCTGGAAGCAGGAATTGCTGGCTCAGGTGCAGGCCGCAGTCTCCCGCACCGCGGAGGGCGCTCGCCCATGA